ACCAACTGAAAACAGTGTTGGAGAAAACGACGCATGGGAAATCGATAGAAAGAACAACCGACTCATAGATGAAGATGAGGATTACAATCATGATATAGATAAGTATTCCGAAGAGCGGTCTAATCACCGCGTAGAAGACAGACCATCCACCAAAGGAAAAATGTTAAAGAAAGATAATCATAACTTGTCTCATCAAGGACGTCGACGATTTACTAACTCTAAAAGTAGATCACGTTATTGGGACCATGTGGAGGATAACAGAGATATTgaaacaagaaataaaatagatattagaAACAAGTTTAGGCCCAGAGGAGAAGTAAGGCGGGCGGGAAGAAGAAAAGCTCGTGAGAGAGAAGATGTGACTAGCGAAGCTATTTTCGAAGCAGACCGAAATTTTGAGTCGGGTGAAACCAGTGAGGACGAGGCTCTTTCACTTCAAGGTATACGAAAACGGGTGGGTTATGAAAGAAGAAAAGATGATGGTAGTTTTATTCCACATCGTGATTTGGGATCTATGGCAGAAAAAAGCTACCCCAACTACGAAGAGTATTATGATATGAAGAGAGCCCTTAACATAAGAAATAACCTACTTCCAATTCCTCGAACTaaaggtaattatttaaaaatatcttacatcaatattataatataatatatattatatatattattgtacacatattataatcatactatttatattttaaactctcATATGGGCTCGTATCTACTTCGTTCACCAATTTGAGTGTCGTCGactaattaattctaaattttgtGCCCAGTAAGTGAAACACCGATGGCGTTATCAGTTCGACCTCTCGAAAATTGGTTCCGTCGGGCCAATATCCCAGAAGCGTCAGGTGAGCGAGCTACGCTATCAGAATCTACGTCATCACTTCTGCAAACCACTACCACATCCGCCGTCACCACAACTCTTCCAACAGCTGTTATAGGTTTAACGACAACAGTGCACTTGCAGAATTCATCTGACTTATCACTGGCGGAAAAATCCAGAATGTCGATATTGAAAAAGGCTCAGAGGAAGGAAAGTATAGGTGGCAGCACCCTGACTACAAAACCGCCTGTTTTGATGCAAGTAACAGACAGATTGCAAACAGTTGTAATGGTGGGAGCCCCAGGGTCTCATCTGCAGCGAATGCAGGCAAGGGAAATATCTGATGACTCGCCTGATCGTATTGCTCGAGCCAAACGTCTCATGCGCCACAAACTTCTATCCAATGCTAAGAATATTCATGAATTAACTAACAATTGGGAGGAACTGGTTTGCGATTATATCGATGTGTCACTTCTGAACAAATCTGCAAGCTTGTCTCTCCAATGTGGAATTGTGtgtatagttaatataataagatatatGATTACTTAACATATTGTATCCGTGAATgtgctattaaattattttacaatcaacttttattttatttttttataagtagtgGTATTTTATACCCACTCTTAAAAATCAAACTACGTTGGTCTGTTGAAAGTAATCAATATCGTATATTTgagaaatgttaataaaacaaattattgcaGAAACTCAAG
Above is a genomic segment from Pieris rapae chromosome Z, ilPieRapa1.1, whole genome shotgun sequence containing:
- the LOC111003335 gene encoding uncharacterized protein LOC111003335, giving the protein MSLGVLHGMFVSAVTLAVAWATAATARYADYSGARMPFYHEDYPNRDSLPRDDYPERSPDASVPLDYKYEEPSSGKYEEPTENSVGENDAWEIDRKNNRLIDEDEDYNHDIDKYSEERSNHRVEDRPSTKGKMLKKDNHNLSHQGRRRFTNSKSRSRYWDHVEDNRDIETRNKIDIRNKFRPRGEVRRAGRRKAREREDVTSEAIFEADRNFESGETSEDEALSLQGIRKRVGYERRKDDGSFIPHRDLGSMAEKSYPNYEEYYDMKRALNIRNNLLPIPRTKETQASSSTTSVAERELSAVLSRHQRAEIEDPGGPTSRALDINGLLPTFPKGALDSEQQHVWNAFVLHNRSFRSTISSLLFDEEQ